A portion of the Mesobacillus sp. AQ2 genome contains these proteins:
- a CDS encoding DUF1028 domain-containing protein has protein sequence MTFSIVGYDPQEKEWGIAVQSKFLGVGAVVPFAKAGVGAVATQSYANTAYGPQALELMAHGKSAEEAMELITKDDPDKEMRQVGLLDAEGNPATFTGTYCYDWAGGITGKHFAAQGNILVDENTVKAMAETFETTEGSLAQRLLQALNAGQQAGGDSRGQQSAALLVVKEKGGYGGYNDRYIDLRVDDHPDPITELIRIYGLQQLYFAKAKPENVVAVEGEVRETVVHHLKRLDYLKSDPADDAELHKALTAYIHTENFEEREQEKGKIDLEVLEYMKNQ, from the coding sequence ATGACATTTTCAATTGTAGGTTATGACCCCCAGGAAAAAGAATGGGGAATTGCGGTACAATCTAAATTTCTTGGCGTCGGGGCTGTTGTTCCGTTTGCGAAAGCGGGAGTGGGCGCTGTGGCGACTCAGTCATACGCTAATACGGCGTATGGGCCACAGGCGCTTGAATTGATGGCACATGGAAAATCGGCTGAAGAGGCCATGGAATTAATTACAAAGGACGACCCTGACAAGGAAATGCGCCAGGTCGGCTTGCTTGATGCCGAGGGCAATCCAGCAACTTTTACGGGTACATACTGTTATGACTGGGCAGGCGGGATAACAGGCAAGCACTTTGCAGCACAGGGAAATATTTTAGTGGACGAAAATACTGTAAAAGCAATGGCCGAAACGTTTGAAACAACAGAAGGCTCGCTTGCACAGCGGTTGCTTCAGGCGCTCAATGCCGGCCAGCAAGCTGGTGGCGACAGCAGGGGCCAGCAGTCGGCGGCATTATTAGTTGTTAAAGAGAAGGGTGGATACGGCGGATACAATGACCGCTATATCGATCTTAGAGTAGATGACCATCCGGACCCAATCACGGAGTTGATCCGCATCTATGGTCTGCAGCAGCTTTATTTTGCCAAAGCAAAACCTGAGAACGTTGTAGCAGTCGAGGGAGAGGTCAGGGAAACAGTCGTGCACCATCTAAAGCGTCTTGATTACCTAAAGTCAGACCCTGCAGATGATGCTGAACTCCACAAAGCGCTTACAGCCTACATCCACACCGAAAACTTCGAAGAACGGGAGCAGGAGAAAGGCAAGATCGATCTGGAAGTTTTGGAGTATATGAAAAATCAATAA
- the raiA gene encoding ribosome-associated translation inhibitor RaiA: MNYNIRGENIEVTPAIREYVEKKIAKLDRYFTESPNANVNVNLKVYQDKKSKVEITIPMKDLVLRAEEIHEDMYAAIDLITDKLERQIRKHKTKVNRKFREKESLKDYAPIFTDVEQVEEDEDLEVVRTKSFDLKPMDSEEAILQMNMLGHSFYVFTNAETNQTNVVYKRNDGRYGLIEAQ, encoded by the coding sequence ATGAACTACAACATTCGTGGAGAAAACATTGAGGTAACGCCAGCAATCAGAGAGTATGTTGAGAAGAAGATTGCGAAGCTTGACCGGTATTTCACCGAGTCACCCAATGCCAATGTGAACGTGAACCTGAAAGTTTATCAAGATAAGAAATCAAAAGTTGAAATTACGATTCCGATGAAGGATCTTGTGCTTCGCGCAGAGGAAATCCATGAAGATATGTATGCTGCCATCGATCTGATCACTGATAAGCTTGAGCGCCAGATCCGCAAGCATAAAACGAAGGTCAACCGCAAGTTCCGTGAAAAGGAAAGCCTGAAGGATTACGCTCCGATTTTCACAGATGTTGAGCAGGTTGAGGAAGACGAAGACCTTGAAGTTGTCCGCACAAAGAGCTTCGATCTGAAGCCAATGGACAGCGAAGAGGCGATCCTGCAAATGAACATGCTTGGCCACAGCTTCTACGTGTTCACAAACGCAGAAACAAATCAAACAAACGTTGTTTACAAGCGTAACGACGGCCGTTATGGTTTGATTGAAGCTCAATAA
- a CDS encoding flagellar protein FliT → MSSIKQFYKLTTELIQFLEKSEEERDEKITHVEDLLNQREYIMKDINPPYTTEETELGKEIVKLNTKLARLLQDEKASVQKDIKDLQIKKNSNTRYVNPYQSLSTDGMFYDKRK, encoded by the coding sequence GTGAGTTCTATAAAACAATTTTACAAGTTAACAACTGAACTTATTCAGTTTCTCGAAAAGTCGGAGGAGGAACGAGATGAAAAAATCACGCATGTTGAGGATCTTTTGAATCAGCGTGAGTACATTATGAAGGATATTAATCCTCCTTATACGACTGAAGAGACGGAGCTTGGCAAGGAAATCGTGAAATTAAACACTAAGCTTGCCAGGCTGCTCCAAGATGAAAAAGCTTCAGTTCAAAAGGACATCAAAGATCTGCAGATTAAGAAAAACTCAAACACAAGATATGTCAACCCATACCAAAGCCTTTCAACAGACGGCATGTTTTACGATAAGAGAAAATAA
- the fliS gene encoding flagellar export chaperone FliS — protein sequence MALTNPYQSYQQNSVNTASPGELTLMLYNGCLKFINLAKHAIEKKDIQEKNINIQKAQKIVQELMVTLNMELEISKNMMSLYDYINRRLIDANIKNDKVILEEVEALVTDFRDTWKQVIQLNRQKQHNQGGMA from the coding sequence ATGGCACTAACTAATCCATATCAGTCTTACCAGCAAAACTCAGTCAATACGGCTTCACCAGGCGAGTTGACGTTGATGCTATATAACGGATGCCTCAAGTTTATCAATCTGGCAAAGCATGCGATTGAGAAGAAGGATATCCAGGAGAAAAATATAAACATTCAAAAGGCACAGAAGATCGTACAAGAATTAATGGTTACACTTAATATGGAACTTGAAATATCGAAAAATATGATGTCTTTGTATGATTATATTAATCGTCGATTAATCGATGCCAATATTAAGAATGACAAGGTGATTTTGGAGGAAGTGGAAGCACTTGTCACAGACTTCCGCGATACGTGGAAGCAGGTCATCCAGTTGAATCGCCAAAAGCAGCACAATCAAGGTGGCATGGCGTAG
- a CDS encoding flagellar hook-associated protein 2, with protein sequence MVRIGGLASGMDIDSLVGDLMKAERIPLNKLHQKKQLFEWQRDDYRSMNKLLADLDKFVFDGIFRQSTFTKKTVTTSNESAVSVRNINATSNLNSNIQVHSLAEAANMKSSIEIAAADFDPNATLESQNGKLASPVPIAQTTISVEAIQKDGSMPTAPVDITFDPTKDSLNDVLNRINNSDAGVVAFYDSVTRKVSITAKNTGDATGAEIKLSPGFFTDTLKLDADSDLAVSGSRGKAGANADFTINGLRTQRSTNTFVINGFEYTLKQPTGTATVTVNSATDEEAIFKSVKDFVDKYNETIDGISSKINEERYRKYQPLSDEEREAMTEKQAEMWDEKAKSGMLRNDSILSGALNKMRIDLYSSVGNSTDSINDNYDQLSEIGIKTSSNYREGGKLVIDEAKLREAIKNDPNAIYKLFTHDSAIDGEDGLARKLRSTIKDTITVIEGRAGNALKTSAQFTLGRNLTSIDSQINRFEDRLIKVEDRYWRQFTAMEKAIQKANSQSAYLMQQFSY encoded by the coding sequence GTGGTAAGAATAGGCGGGTTGGCAAGCGGAATGGACATCGATTCACTTGTCGGAGATTTAATGAAAGCGGAAAGGATTCCTTTGAACAAGCTCCACCAAAAAAAACAGCTGTTCGAATGGCAGCGTGATGATTACAGGTCAATGAACAAATTGCTTGCTGACCTTGATAAGTTTGTGTTTGATGGCATCTTCCGCCAGTCAACTTTCACAAAAAAGACGGTGACAACGTCAAATGAGAGTGCGGTTTCTGTCCGGAACATTAATGCGACTTCAAATTTAAATTCAAACATCCAGGTACATAGTCTCGCAGAAGCGGCTAATATGAAGAGTTCTATTGAAATTGCCGCAGCAGATTTTGATCCGAATGCAACTCTTGAATCTCAAAATGGAAAATTGGCTAGTCCTGTACCAATTGCCCAAACAACTATTTCCGTTGAAGCGATTCAAAAAGATGGCAGCATGCCAACAGCACCAGTAGATATCACCTTTGATCCGACGAAGGATTCGTTAAATGATGTACTTAACAGAATTAATAATTCAGACGCTGGTGTAGTAGCGTTTTATGATTCCGTTACTAGGAAAGTGTCAATTACAGCAAAAAATACTGGCGATGCCACTGGGGCTGAAATTAAGCTGTCTCCTGGCTTTTTTACCGATACTTTGAAATTGGATGCCGACAGTGATTTGGCAGTTTCAGGGTCAAGGGGGAAAGCTGGTGCTAATGCCGATTTCACAATCAATGGCCTCCGTACACAACGTTCAACAAATACCTTTGTCATAAACGGGTTTGAATACACATTAAAGCAACCGACAGGAACTGCAACGGTTACAGTTAACTCTGCAACGGATGAAGAGGCAATATTCAAATCTGTTAAAGACTTTGTAGATAAATACAATGAAACAATAGATGGTATTTCGTCTAAGATAAATGAGGAGAGATACCGCAAGTATCAGCCCCTTTCCGACGAGGAGAGGGAAGCAATGACTGAGAAGCAAGCGGAAATGTGGGACGAAAAAGCAAAAAGCGGCATGCTTCGTAACGATTCTATTCTTTCCGGAGCATTAAATAAAATGAGAATAGACCTATACAGTAGTGTAGGGAATAGTACCGATAGTATAAATGATAATTATGACCAGCTTTCCGAAATTGGGATTAAAACATCAAGTAACTATCGGGAAGGTGGCAAACTTGTCATCGATGAAGCTAAGTTACGGGAAGCAATCAAGAATGACCCGAATGCAATTTATAAGCTTTTTACGCATGACAGTGCCATTGATGGTGAAGATGGGTTAGCGAGGAAGCTAAGGTCAACAATAAAGGATACAATAACCGTCATTGAAGGCCGTGCCGGAAACGCACTTAAAACGAGTGCGCAGTTCACTCTAGGAAGGAACCTGACATCAATTGACAGTCAGATCAACCGCTTTGAAGACCGTCTGATTAAAGTCGAAGACCGTTACTGGAGACAATTTACGGCAATGGAAAAAGCAATCCAAAAAGCAAATAGTCAGTCAGCATATTTAATGCAACAGTTTAGCTATTAA
- the flaG gene encoding flagellar protein FlaG: MINRLSSDTPSTFIYETIKTKIDTIEGGTAGEKEKSPAATSAQNGIERVPKEKLQSTMEELNKFLSPSHTALKFQYHEKLQEYYVTLIDEKTKEVVREIPPKKMLDFYAAMTEFLGLIVDKKI, from the coding sequence ATGATTAACCGTCTCTCTTCAGATACACCAAGTACATTCATCTATGAAACGATTAAGACGAAAATTGACACCATTGAAGGTGGTACGGCGGGTGAAAAGGAAAAGAGCCCGGCTGCCACTTCAGCACAGAATGGGATTGAAAGGGTTCCGAAAGAAAAGCTGCAGAGCACGATGGAGGAACTGAATAAATTTTTAAGCCCGAGCCATACAGCACTGAAATTCCAATATCACGAGAAGCTGCAGGAATATTATGTCACTCTCATTGATGAAAAAACAAAGGAAGTTGTCAGGGAAATCCCACCAAAGAAAATGTTGGATTTTTATGCGGCTATGACTGAATTTCTAGGCTTGATTGTAGACAAAAAAATTTAG